In Alphaproteobacteria bacterium, one genomic interval encodes:
- a CDS encoding TRAP transporter substrate-binding protein — translation MFRNQLIGAVAAAALVAAGSTAVLADEPDGKFPETEINVIGNVSVTTQFRDIQKPYWTEKIPALTGGKVKVNFKGWNEMGLKGPEGLRLSQRGQTQFASFQLGHVSGEAPINDTTDLAGMSPTIDEFHKVTMAFRPVLEKFYEENFGLKILTMQSFQAQILYCRDEVKGLADLKGRKVRSSGISQSDFLGALGASGIPLSFSEVQQGLQKGVIDCAITGTLGGYSAKWYEGAKYLYTLPINFAAGVTVVNIEAWNKLDADVRKVISDTIQQHEDDMWTLNRNEGELGINCNTTGPCTEGEPGGMVRVDASAEDLKLLRQIMLETVLPKWAERCGANCAQQFNDTIGKVNGLSAPTS, via the coding sequence ATGTTTAGAAATCAGCTCATCGGCGCCGTCGCCGCGGCAGCCCTCGTGGCCGCCGGCTCGACCGCCGTCCTTGCTGACGAGCCCGACGGCAAGTTTCCGGAGACGGAAATCAACGTTATCGGCAACGTCAGCGTCACCACGCAGTTCCGTGACATCCAGAAGCCCTATTGGACCGAGAAGATCCCGGCGCTCACCGGCGGCAAGGTGAAGGTAAACTTCAAGGGCTGGAACGAAATGGGGCTCAAGGGCCCGGAAGGTCTGCGTTTGAGCCAACGCGGCCAGACTCAGTTCGCGTCGTTCCAGCTTGGACACGTCTCGGGTGAAGCGCCGATCAACGACACCACCGACTTGGCCGGTATGTCCCCGACGATTGACGAGTTCCACAAGGTGACGATGGCGTTCCGCCCGGTCTTGGAGAAGTTCTACGAAGAGAACTTCGGCCTCAAGATTCTCACCATGCAGTCGTTCCAGGCGCAAATCCTGTATTGCCGCGACGAAGTGAAGGGGCTTGCCGACCTGAAGGGCCGCAAGGTCCGTAGCTCGGGTATTTCGCAGTCCGATTTCCTCGGTGCGTTGGGTGCCTCCGGAATTCCGCTGTCGTTCAGCGAAGTCCAGCAGGGCCTGCAGAAGGGCGTCATCGATTGCGCCATCACCGGCACCCTCGGCGGCTATTCGGCCAAATGGTATGAGGGTGCGAAGTACCTCTACACGCTGCCGATCAACTTTGCCGCCGGCGTCACCGTCGTGAACATCGAAGCCTGGAACAAGCTAGATGCGGATGTCCGCAAGGTCATTTCGGACACCATTCAGCAGCACGAAGACGACATGTGGACGCTGAACCGCAATGAGGGTGAACTCGGCATCAACTGCAACACCACTGGTCCGTGCACCGAAGGCGAGCCGGGCGGCATGGTGCGGGTCGACGCGTCGGCCGAGGATCTGAAGCTGTTGCGGCAGATCATGCTCGAAACAGTTCTGCCCAAGTGGGCCGAGCGCTGCGGGGCGAACTGCGCCCAGCAGTTCAATGACACGATCGGGAAGGTCAACGGCTTGTCGGCACCGACCAGCTAA
- a CDS encoding TRAP transporter large permease — translation MAALSLGVLLVLAALGIYVAAILGILAIFLGETFSFISLLPALGDISWSASTEFVLVAVPLFIMMGEILLRTGIATDMFRALDKWVNWMPGGLMHTNVASSALFAATSGSSVATAATIGTVSIPNIELRQYSAPLFLGSLAAGGTLGILIPPSINMIIYAVLTDTSVNDLYLAAIIPGLLLAAMFSLAIFLACVIKPALSGTHDKASWNDRISSLKHLLPPIVLFLVVVGSIYAGWATPTEAASLGVVASLLFGLYRRRINRTVLLMAFEGTMRTTAMVTLIVVIAFFLNFVLQSIGVTAFVSDFMEGLNINPTWAMIAIIAFYLVLGMFMETLSLMIATTPIVVPVILALGFDQVWFGILFMILIEAALITPPIGVNLFVVQAVRGKGPFRDVVLGSVPFLLMMIAMMMLLLAFPQLALWLPSVFN, via the coding sequence ATGGCCGCGCTCTCTCTCGGCGTATTGCTGGTTCTCGCCGCGCTCGGCATATACGTCGCCGCTATTCTCGGCATCCTTGCGATCTTTCTCGGCGAAACCTTCTCCTTCATCTCTCTCCTGCCGGCGTTGGGCGACATTTCATGGTCGGCAAGCACCGAATTCGTTCTGGTTGCGGTCCCTCTCTTCATCATGATGGGGGAGATTCTGTTACGGACAGGGATTGCGACGGACATGTTCCGCGCGCTCGACAAGTGGGTGAACTGGATGCCCGGCGGGCTGATGCACACCAACGTGGCGTCCAGCGCGCTATTTGCGGCGACGTCGGGCTCGTCGGTTGCAACGGCCGCCACGATCGGCACGGTGTCGATCCCCAATATCGAGCTTCGTCAATACAGCGCCCCGCTATTTTTGGGGTCGCTCGCCGCCGGCGGGACGTTGGGCATCCTGATCCCGCCGAGCATCAACATGATTATCTACGCGGTCTTGACCGACACGTCGGTCAACGACCTTTATCTCGCGGCGATCATCCCTGGGCTTTTGCTCGCGGCAATGTTTTCGCTGGCGATTTTTCTTGCCTGCGTTATCAAACCGGCGCTCAGCGGGACCCACGACAAGGCGTCGTGGAACGACCGGATATCGTCGCTGAAGCATTTACTTCCCCCGATCGTTCTCTTTTTGGTTGTGGTCGGGTCGATCTATGCGGGCTGGGCCACACCTACCGAAGCCGCCTCGCTGGGCGTCGTGGCGTCGCTGTTGTTCGGCTTATACCGTCGCCGTATCAACCGGACGGTCCTGTTGATGGCGTTCGAAGGAACCATGCGCACGACGGCGATGGTGACGCTGATCGTCGTCATTGCGTTCTTCTTGAATTTCGTTTTGCAGTCGATCGGTGTGACGGCTTTCGTGAGCGATTTCATGGAGGGCCTGAACATCAACCCGACCTGGGCGATGATTGCGATCATCGCGTTCTATTTGGTCCTAGGCATGTTCATGGAAACGTTGTCGCTGATGATCGCGACGACGCCCATCGTTGTGCCGGTCATTCTGGCGCTGGGGTTCGATCAGGTCTGGTTCGGCATCCTGTTCATGATTTTGATCGAGGCGGCGTTGATTACCCCGCCGATCGGGGTCAATCTGTTTGTGGTCCAGGCGGTGCGCGGCAAGGGCCCGTTCCGCGACGTGGTACTCGGATCGGTTCCGTTCCTGCTAATGATGATTGCCATGATGATGCTGTTGCTGGCGTTCCCCCAGTTGGCATTGTGGCTGCCAAGCGTGTTTAATTGA
- a CDS encoding TRAP transporter small permease, whose translation MIESTETRREGVLERLSRYLAWAAGGAILFCAVLVTFDVFARNFFNDNLFESFEITIYLYAVTVAFSFSFALTTKTHIRIDVIYARFPRVGRAVLDIIALAMLTALAVIFAYYAWSLTQESYRLPGPGTLGAVSASDLAVPLVIPQSVWALGLTWFAFVCVVYLLRGVYSFARGDLAAVTALIGIEQREGEAELSEALSLVAGDAPPTDAPKSGRSA comes from the coding sequence TTGATTGAATCTACCGAAACGCGGCGGGAGGGCGTGCTGGAGCGTCTATCGCGCTATCTCGCCTGGGCGGCCGGCGGCGCGATCCTGTTTTGCGCGGTTCTGGTGACGTTCGATGTGTTTGCCCGGAACTTTTTCAACGACAACCTGTTCGAGAGCTTCGAAATAACGATCTATCTCTATGCGGTGACGGTCGCGTTTTCGTTCTCCTTTGCGTTGACCACCAAGACCCATATTCGTATCGACGTGATCTATGCGCGCTTTCCGCGGGTCGGCCGGGCGGTCCTCGATATTATCGCCCTTGCGATGCTCACCGCGTTGGCGGTGATATTCGCGTATTACGCTTGGTCCTTGACCCAGGAGAGTTACCGTTTACCGGGGCCAGGGACGCTCGGCGCGGTGTCGGCGTCCGATCTTGCCGTGCCGCTGGTGATTCCCCAGTCGGTTTGGGCTCTCGGGTTAACCTGGTTTGCTTTCGTTTGCGTCGTGTATCTGTTGCGCGGAGTCTATAGTTTCGCGCGGGGCGACCTTGCAGCGGTAACGGCACTGATCGGCATCGAACAGCGGGAAGGGGAGGCGGAACTTTCCGAGGCCTTGAGCCTCGTCGCGGGCGACGCCCCCCCCACGGACGCTCCCAAGAGCGGGAGGAGTGCCTGA
- a CDS encoding fumarylacetoacetate hydrolase family protein, with the protein MRICSFVHDGRNRFGIVDGDGLIDLTGRVSHPNLAAAIAANDLGGLERAATGRGIDVALADVTFLPTIPSPGKVVCIGLNYEPHRIEMGTEKGPYPTVFVRLNDTLVGHGGALIKPCNSDAFDYEGEVALVIGKAGRHIAESDAMDFVAGYTCFMDASVRDYQKQNLIAGKNFPATGGMGPWFVPVHAMPPARDIRLETRLNGTAMQSGRLDELTFSIPEIVRYISSWTDLRPGDVISTGTPSGVGTARTPPVYLKPGDSIEVEVGGVGTLCHSVAAES; encoded by the coding sequence ATGCGGATTTGTTCGTTCGTCCACGATGGGCGCAACCGCTTTGGCATTGTCGACGGCGACGGTCTAATTGACCTGACCGGTCGGGTATCGCACCCAAACCTCGCGGCAGCGATCGCGGCAAACGACCTTGGCGGTTTGGAGCGCGCGGCAACTGGGCGGGGGATCGATGTCGCCCTGGCCGACGTCACGTTCCTGCCCACGATACCGTCGCCGGGCAAAGTCGTGTGCATCGGCCTGAACTACGAGCCTCACCGGATCGAGATGGGGACCGAGAAGGGGCCGTACCCGACCGTTTTCGTGCGGCTGAACGACACGCTGGTTGGCCATGGCGGTGCGTTGATTAAACCGTGCAACAGCGATGCCTTCGACTACGAAGGGGAGGTTGCCCTGGTGATCGGGAAAGCCGGCCGTCACATCGCCGAGTCGGACGCTATGGACTTTGTCGCGGGCTACACCTGTTTCATGGATGCCTCGGTTCGCGACTATCAGAAGCAGAACCTGATCGCCGGGAAAAACTTTCCCGCAACTGGAGGCATGGGGCCGTGGTTCGTGCCGGTCCACGCGATGCCGCCGGCGCGCGACATTCGATTGGAGACCCGTCTCAATGGCACAGCAATGCAATCCGGGCGACTGGACGAGTTGACCTTCTCAATCCCGGAGATCGTTCGCTACATTTCGTCGTGGACGGATTTGCGTCCGGGCGATGTCATCAGTACCGGGACGCCGAGCGGCGTTGGCACCGCGCGCACGCCGCCGGTTTACCTGAAGCCCGGCGATTCGATCGAGGTCGAGGTGGGCGGGGTCGGCACGCTCTGTCATTCGGTGGCCGCCGAATCGTGA
- a CDS encoding Xaa-Pro peptidase family protein, with amino-acid sequence MLLNLSRARAVLAEEGLDAVILATPANVLYASGLASEFMLGHFEDYTSAVVLPADPDLPPALVLPEFDLPFLVEAGTWIDDIRPFGTPWSTVGTFMGETLERHLETPLRRELKTLRDRLAVTQQPTFLDAVTRTLRDRGLAAAQIGCDDTRLGRMLEDGGIGGNTRIADVLQPMRRVRVVKTSDEVAVLTRGAQINAEALANVIGGGHAGMAERELTQIYRRTLVEADARHLGDRGMMFGAGDGSSFSLPSGESRTLNPGEAVVLDCLGTYKGYHMDLARTAVVGDATPDQRKRYEATVAALEAVEAAIKPGVHTQDLRDLVRATISAHGLRGELTSVTTHGLGLEVFEFPYADSLQKGFTLEQDMVVNTEVFYRDVDLGSFHLEDSVLVTENGCRLLHEVPRALVEFH; translated from the coding sequence ATGCTTTTGAATTTGTCGCGTGCGCGCGCGGTTTTGGCCGAGGAAGGGCTCGATGCCGTGATTCTGGCGACGCCGGCCAATGTTCTTTACGCCAGCGGCCTAGCCTCGGAATTCATGCTGGGACACTTCGAGGACTATACCTCGGCCGTCGTTCTGCCAGCCGACCCCGATCTACCGCCAGCCCTGGTGCTGCCGGAGTTCGATTTGCCATTCCTCGTCGAAGCGGGCACTTGGATCGACGATATCCGCCCGTTCGGCACGCCCTGGAGTACCGTGGGGACATTCATGGGCGAGACGCTTGAGCGGCACCTCGAGACTCCGCTGCGGCGGGAACTGAAAACCCTGCGCGACCGGCTCGCCGTGACCCAGCAACCGACATTTCTCGACGCGGTCACTCGGACGTTGCGCGACCGCGGACTCGCCGCGGCACAAATCGGGTGCGACGATACGCGTCTTGGTCGAATGCTTGAGGACGGCGGGATCGGCGGCAACACCCGGATCGCCGACGTGTTGCAACCCATGCGGCGGGTCCGGGTGGTCAAGACGTCCGATGAAGTGGCGGTTCTTACCCGCGGCGCACAGATCAACGCCGAGGCTTTGGCGAACGTGATCGGCGGCGGGCACGCTGGCATGGCGGAACGTGAGTTGACGCAAATCTACCGACGCACATTGGTCGAGGCCGACGCCCGGCATCTCGGCGACCGGGGGATGATGTTCGGCGCCGGCGACGGCTCCAGTTTTAGTTTGCCATCCGGGGAGTCCCGAACCCTGAACCCCGGGGAAGCCGTGGTGCTGGATTGCCTCGGCACCTACAAGGGCTATCACATGGACCTCGCACGCACCGCTGTCGTCGGAGACGCCACCCCCGACCAACGCAAGCGCTACGAGGCGACCGTCGCTGCGCTGGAGGCTGTGGAGGCGGCGATCAAACCGGGGGTCCATACCCAGGACTTGCGCGACCTAGTGCGGGCGACGATCAGCGCCCACGGGCTGCGCGGTGAGTTGACGTCGGTCACCACCCACGGGTTGGGTCTTGAGGTATTTGAGTTCCCTTACGCCGACAGCCTGCAAAAGGGCTTCACGCTCGAACAGGACATGGTGGTCAATACGGAAGTGTTTTACCGCGACGTCGACCTTGGCAGTTTTCATTTGGAGGACTCAGTCCTCGTCACTGAAAACGGGTGCCGGTTGCTCCACGAGGTTCCCCGCGCCCTGGTCGAGTTCCACTGA
- a CDS encoding FAD-binding protein: MSSPFDVIVVGAGTAGIPCASAAAARGARVLLVEQNEDVGGTLHLSAGQMSAAGTQLQRDRGIEDDPRLHFLDAMRISKNTADPTLVNLAVNLAPDVIDWLMVEGFAMHPDCPKIFYGHEAYSIARTYWGVDGGISILEVLRRVLTRQLRRGRLELRINTSMVGLEQKNRYAPVTGVKLRGADGKTETVLGKNVVLTTGGYAANRRLFSRLTEGFSLFSAGMPTSNGTGILLGSAAGGAIRNGDKFLPTFAGIAIDGQPHRVDFYRMPSLTPQVRPPWEIFVNLHGRRFVAEDHPSVDEREQRLMEQPEMSFWIVFDDRIFNDAPPLLDAGGGLAGGDWTTDAVTEAFANHPSFKTADTIAGLAEACGLRASALAETIADYNKAVAGGTDAFGRKHLPAAIERGPFRAIKAHGTVLKTPAGLSVNTDLQVVNRKGVPVPNLYAAGEALGGGTLSGKSFVGGMSVTPALAFGRYLGSNILTW, encoded by the coding sequence ATGAGTTCCCCATTCGACGTCATCGTGGTCGGTGCCGGTACAGCTGGCATTCCCTGCGCGTCGGCTGCCGCGGCGCGGGGCGCCCGCGTCCTGTTGGTCGAACAGAACGAGGATGTCGGCGGCACCTTGCATCTTTCTGCCGGGCAAATGAGCGCCGCCGGCACCCAACTGCAACGGGATCGCGGCATCGAAGACGACCCGCGATTGCACTTTCTCGATGCCATGCGCATCAGCAAAAACACAGCCGACCCGACGTTGGTGAACCTTGCCGTCAACCTTGCGCCCGACGTGATCGACTGGCTGATGGTCGAGGGCTTTGCGATGCACCCCGACTGCCCGAAAATCTTCTACGGCCACGAGGCCTACAGCATTGCGCGCACCTACTGGGGAGTCGACGGGGGCATTTCGATCCTCGAAGTCCTCCGCCGGGTTCTCACCCGGCAGCTCCGACGCGGCCGGCTGGAGTTGCGCATCAACACCAGCATGGTCGGCCTGGAACAAAAGAACCGCTATGCGCCGGTTACCGGCGTAAAACTGCGCGGCGCCGACGGCAAGACCGAAACCGTACTGGGAAAGAACGTCGTGCTGACGACGGGCGGCTATGCCGCGAACCGGCGTCTGTTTTCGCGTCTGACCGAAGGATTCAGTCTCTTTTCCGCCGGCATGCCGACGTCCAATGGGACCGGCATTCTTCTCGGTTCGGCCGCCGGCGGGGCGATCCGCAACGGCGACAAATTCCTCCCGACCTTCGCCGGCATCGCCATCGACGGCCAACCCCACCGCGTCGATTTTTACCGGATGCCGTCGTTGACGCCGCAGGTTCGCCCGCCCTGGGAAATTTTTGTCAACCTCCATGGCCGCCGGTTCGTCGCCGAGGATCACCCCAGCGTCGACGAGCGCGAGCAACGCCTAATGGAACAGCCAGAGATGTCGTTCTGGATCGTGTTCGACGACCGCATCTTCAACGACGCGCCGCCCTTGTTAGATGCAGGTGGCGGCTTGGCCGGCGGCGACTGGACTACCGATGCGGTGACCGAGGCGTTTGCGAACCACCCCTCGTTCAAAACCGCGGACACGATCGCCGGTCTCGCCGAGGCGTGCGGCCTGCGTGCCAGCGCCCTCGCCGAAACAATCGCCGACTACAACAAAGCCGTCGCCGGCGGCACCGACGCCTTCGGACGCAAGCACTTGCCGGCCGCGATCGAACGAGGCCCGTTCCGCGCCATCAAGGCGCATGGCACCGTGCTCAAGACGCCCGCCGGGCTAAGCGTCAACACCGACCTCCAGGTCGTCAACCGGAAGGGCGTACCGGTTCCAAACCTCTATGCCGCCGGTGAAGCGCTTGGCGGTGGCACCCTATCGGGCAAGAGCTTCGTTGGCGGCATGAGTGTCACCCCTGCCCTCGCCTTCGGTCGCTACCTCGGCAGCAACATCCTGACCTGGTAG